In Neovison vison isolate M4711 chromosome 14, ASM_NN_V1, whole genome shotgun sequence, the following proteins share a genomic window:
- the YPEL3 gene encoding protein yippee-like 3 isoform X1 produces the protein MVRISKPKTFQAYLDDCHRRYSCAHCRAHLANHDDLISKSFQGSQGRAYLFNSVVNVGCGPAEERVLLTGLHAVADIHCENCKTTLGWKYEQAFESSQKYKEGKYIIELNHMIKDNGWD, from the exons ATGGTGCGGATTTCAAAGCCCAAGACGTTTCAGGCCTACTTGGATGATTGTCACCGGAGGTATAGCTGTGCCCACTGCCGCGCTCACCTGGCCAACCACGACGACCTCATCTCCAAG TCTTTCCAGGGCAGTCAGGGGCGTGCCTACCTCTTCAACTCTGT GGTGAACGTGGGCTGCGGGCCAGCCGAGGAGCGGGTGCTGCTGACAGGCCTCCATGCCGTCGCTGACATCCACTGCGAGAATTGCAAGACCACTTTGGGCTGGAAATAT GAACAGGCTTTCGAGAGCAGCCAGAAGTACAAAGAGGGGAAGTACATCATTGAACTCAACCACATGATCAAAGACAACGGCTGGGACTGA
- the LOC122896185 gene encoding keratin-associated protein 10-2 isoform X1 gives MDASSGPWNPTPAPISSPSLLLPIPAIVFIAVGIYLLLLGVVLLTRHCLLAQGCCADCSSPCRKQGASRPQDCCWTCAEACDFPLPSPAHCLDACCPQPTEAGWAPRCPRCCPLCDCACACQLPDCQSLNCLCFEIKIR, from the exons ATGGAC GCCTCCTCTGGCCCGTGGAATCCAACCCCGGCTCCCATCAGCAGcccttccctgctgctccccatccCTGCCATCGTGTTCATCGCTGTGGGCATCTATTTGTTGCTGCTCGGCGTCGTGTTGCTGACTAGGCACTGCCTGCTG GCCCAGGGCTGCTGTGCCGactgcagctccccctgcaggAAGCAAGGGGCCTCTAGGCCCCAGGACTGTTGCTGGACCTGTGCAGAAGCCTGTGACTTCCCtttgcccagcccagcccactgcCTGGATGCCTGCTGCCCCCAGCCCACGGAAGCT ggTTGGGCCCCTCGCTGTCCTCGCTGCTGTCCGCTCTGTGACTGTGCCTGCGCGTGCCAGCTGCCTGACTGCCAGAGCCTCAACTGTCTCTGCTTTGAGATCAAGATCCGATGA
- the PPP4C gene encoding serine/threonine-protein phosphatase 4 catalytic subunit isoform X2, giving the protein MGDFVDRGFYSVETFLLLLALKVRYPDRITLIRGNHESRQITQVYGFYDECLRKYGSVTVWRYCTEIFDYLSLSAIIDGKIFCVHGGLSPSIQTLDQIRTIDRKQEVPHDGPMCDLLWSDPEDTTGWGVSPRGAGYLFGSDVVAQFNAANDIDMICRAHQLVMEGYKWHFNETVLTVWSAPNYCYRCGNVAAILELDEHLQKDFIIFEAAPQETRGIPSKKPVADYFL; this is encoded by the exons ATGGGGGACTTTGTGGATCGCGGTTTCTACAGCGTCGAAACGTTCCTCCTGCTGCTGGCACTTAAG GTTCGCTATCCTGACCGGATTACCCTGATCCGGGGCAACCACGAGAGCCGCCAGATCACGCAGGTCTACGGCTTCTATGACGAGTGTCTACGCAAATACGGTTCGGTGACCGTGTGGCGCTACTGCACTGAGATCTTTGACTACCTCAGCCTGTCGGCCATCATCGATGGCAAG ATCTTCTGCGTGCACGGGGGCCTGTCCCCCTCTATCCAGACCCTGGACCAGATCCGGACGATTGACCGGAAGCAAGAGGTGCCCCATGACGGGCCCATGTGTGACCTGCTCTGGTCTGACCCCGAAG ACACAACAGGCTGGGGCGTGAGCCCCCGTGGGGCCGGCTACCTGTTCGGCAGCGACGTGGTAGCCCAGTTCAACGCGGCCAACGACATCGACATGATCTGCCGCGCGCACCAGCTGGTGATGGAAGGCTACAAGTGGCACTTCAACGAGACTGTGCTCACCGTGTGGTCGGCGCCCAACTACTGCTACCG CTGTGGGAATGTGGCAGCCATCCTGGAGCTGGATGAGCATCTCCAGAAAGATTTCATCATCTTCGAGGCTGCGCCCCAGGAGACCCGGGGCATCCCCTCCAAGAAGCCCGTGGCCGATTACTTCCTGTGA
- the PPP4C gene encoding serine/threonine-protein phosphatase 4 catalytic subunit isoform X1, with protein MAEISDLDRQIEQLRRCELIKESEVKALCAKAREILVEESNVQRVDSPVTVCGDIHGQFYDLKELFRVGGDVPETNYLFMGDFVDRGFYSVETFLLLLALKVRYPDRITLIRGNHESRQITQVYGFYDECLRKYGSVTVWRYCTEIFDYLSLSAIIDGKIFCVHGGLSPSIQTLDQIRTIDRKQEVPHDGPMCDLLWSDPEDTTGWGVSPRGAGYLFGSDVVAQFNAANDIDMICRAHQLVMEGYKWHFNETVLTVWSAPNYCYRCGNVAAILELDEHLQKDFIIFEAAPQETRGIPSKKPVADYFL; from the exons ATGGCGGAGATCAGCGACCTGGACCGGCAGATCGAGCAGCTGCGGCGCTGCGAGCTCATCAAAGAGAGCGAAGTCAAGGCCCTGTGCGCTAAGGCCAG AGAGATCTTGGTAGAGGAGAGCAACGTGCAGAGAGTGGACTCGCCGGTCACA GTGTGCGGCGACATCCACGGGCAATTCTATGACCTCAAGGAGCTGTTCAGA gTGGGTGGTGACGTCCCTGAGACCAACTACCTCTTCATGGGGGACTTTGTGGATCGCGGTTTCTACAGCGTCGAAACGTTCCTCCTGCTGCTGGCACTTAAG GTTCGCTATCCTGACCGGATTACCCTGATCCGGGGCAACCACGAGAGCCGCCAGATCACGCAGGTCTACGGCTTCTATGACGAGTGTCTACGCAAATACGGTTCGGTGACCGTGTGGCGCTACTGCACTGAGATCTTTGACTACCTCAGCCTGTCGGCCATCATCGATGGCAAG ATCTTCTGCGTGCACGGGGGCCTGTCCCCCTCTATCCAGACCCTGGACCAGATCCGGACGATTGACCGGAAGCAAGAGGTGCCCCATGACGGGCCCATGTGTGACCTGCTCTGGTCTGACCCCGAAG ACACAACAGGCTGGGGCGTGAGCCCCCGTGGGGCCGGCTACCTGTTCGGCAGCGACGTGGTAGCCCAGTTCAACGCGGCCAACGACATCGACATGATCTGCCGCGCGCACCAGCTGGTGATGGAAGGCTACAAGTGGCACTTCAACGAGACTGTGCTCACCGTGTGGTCGGCGCCCAACTACTGCTACCG CTGTGGGAATGTGGCAGCCATCCTGGAGCTGGATGAGCATCTCCAGAAAGATTTCATCATCTTCGAGGCTGCGCCCCAGGAGACCCGGGGCATCCCCTCCAAGAAGCCCGTGGCCGATTACTTCCTGTGA
- the TBX6 gene encoding T-box transcription factor TBX6, with protein sequence MYHPRELYPSLGTGYRLGPPQPGTDSSFPPALAEGYRYPDLDPPKLDCFLSGIEAAPCTLGAAPPLPPLPPALGTEPAPPAPEALHALPGVSLSLENRELWKEFNSVGTEMIITKAGRRMFPACRVSVTGLDPEARYLFLLDVVPVDGARYRWQGRRWEPSGKAEPRLPDRVYIHPDSPATGAHWMRQPVSFHRVKLTNSTLDPHGHLILHSMHKYQPRIHLVRAAQLCSQHWGGVASFRFPETAFISVTAYQNPRITQLKIAANPFAKGFRENGRNCKRERDARVKRKLRGPEPGAAEAYGSGDAPSGPCDSTLGGDVRESDPEQAPAPREAAPAPAPPCGGSSAEAYLLHPAAFHGAPSHLPTRNPSFPEAPDSGRPAPYSAAFLELQPGPGGSGYPAAAPPAPFASHFLQGGPFPLAYPGPGAYLDVGSKPMY encoded by the exons ATGTACCATCCACGAGAGTTGTACCCCTCTCTGGGGACAGGCTACCGCCTTGGGCCCCCCCAGCCGGGGACAGATTCCAGCTTCCCGCCTGCCCTGGCAGAGGGCTACCGCTACCCTG aTCTGGACCCTCCCAAATTGGATTGCTTCCTCTCCGGGATTGAAGCTGCTCCCTGCACCCTGGgtgctgccccacccctgcccccgctccccccagccctgggcaCTGAGCCAGCCCCCCCAGCCCCTGAGGCCCTTCATGCACTCCCCGGAGTCAGCCTGAGCCTGGAGAACCGGGAGCTGTGGAAAGAGTTCAATTCTGTGGGAACAGAGATGATCATCACCAAAGCTGGGAG GCGCATGTTCCCTGCTTGCCGAGTCTCAGTCACTGGCCTGGACCCCGAGGCCCGCTACCTGTTTCTTCTGGATGTGGTTCCCGTGGACGGGGCTCGCTACCGCTGGCAGGGCCGGCGCTGGGAGCCCAGCGGCAAGGCGGAGCCCCGCCTGCCTGACCGCGTCTACATTCACCCCGACTCTCCCGCCACGGGTGCCCACTGGATGCGGCAGCCTGTGTCTTTCCATCGGGTCAAGCTCACCAACAGCACCCTGGACCCCCACGGCCAT CTGATCTTGCACTCCATGCACAAGTACCAGCCCCGCATCCACCTGGTGCGGGCCGCCCAGCTCTGCAGCCAGCACTGGGGGGGTGTCGCCTCCTTCCGCTTCCCCGAGACGGCATTCATCTCTGTGACAGCCTACCAGAACCCGCGG ATCACACAACTGAAGATCGCCGCCAATCCCTTTGCCAAGGGCTTCCGGGAGAACGGCAGAAACTGTAAGAG GGAGCGGGATGCCCGTGTGAAGAGGAAACTGCGGGGCCCAGAGCCCGGAGCCGCAGAGGCCTATGGGAGCGGAG ATGCACCAAGCGGCCCCTGCGACTCCACGCTGGGTGGGGACGTCCGTGAGTCGGACCCAGAGCAGGCCCCGGCCCCCCGAGAAGCTGCCCCGGCCCCAGCTCCTCCGTGCGGCGGCTCCAGCGCCGAAGCCTACCTGCTGCACCCCGCGGCTTTTCACGGAGCCCCCAGTCACCTTCCAACCAG GAACCCCAGCTTCCCTGAGGCTCCAGACTCGGGGCGTCCAGCGCCCTACTCGGCTGCGTTCCTGGAGCTGCAGCCTGGGCCAGGGGGCTCGGGGTACCCAGCTGCCGCGCCCCCAGCCCCCTTTGCCTCACACTTCCTCCAGGGGGGCCCCTTCCCCCTTGCCTACCCTGGCCCTGGGGCTTATCTGGATGTAGGCTCCAAACCAATGTACTGA
- the ALDOA gene encoding fructose-bisphosphate aldolase A, whose product MPYQYPALTPEQKKELSDIAHRIVAPGKGILAADESTGSIAKRLQSIGTENTEENRRFYRQLLLTADDRVNPCIGGVILFHETLYQKTDDGRPFPQVIKSKGGVVGIKVDKGVVPLAGTNGETTTQGLDGLSERCAQYKKDGADFAKWRCVLKIGEHTPSALAIMENANVLARYASICQQNGIVPIVEPEILPDGDHDLKRCQYVTEKVLAAVYKALSDHHIYLEGTLLKPNMVTPGHACTQKYSHEEIAMATVTALRRTVPPAVTGITFLSGGQSEEEASINLNAINKCPLLKPWALTFSYGRALQASALKAWGGKKENLKAAQEEYIKRALANSLACQGKYTPSGQAGAAASESLFISNHAY is encoded by the exons ATGCCTTACCAATACCCAGCACTGACCCCGGAGCAGAAGAAGGAGCTTTCTGACATCGCTCACCGCATCGTGGCTCCGGGCAAGGGCATCCTGGCTGCAGATGAGTCCACTG GGAGCATCGCCAAGCGGCTGCAGTCCATCGGCACTGAGAACACAGAGGAGAACCGCCGCTTCTACCGCCAGTTGCTGCTGACCGCTGATGACCGCGTGAACCCCTGCATCGGGGGCGTCATCCTCTTCCACGAGACCCTGTACCAGAAGACAGATGATGGGCGTCCCTTCCCCCAAGTTATCAAATCCAAGGGCGGTGTTGTGGGCATCAAG GTGGACAAGGGCGTGGTACCCCTGGCAGGAACAAACGGCGAGACCACCACCCAGG GGCTGGATGGGCTGTCCGAGCGCTGTGCCCAGTACAAGAAGGACGGAGCTGACTTTGCCAAGTGGCGCTGTGTGCTGAAGATTGGGGAACACACCCCCTCAGCCCTTGCCATCATGGAAAATGCCAATGTTCTGGCCCGTTATGCCAGCATCTGCCAGCAG AATGGCATCGTGCCCATCGTGGAGCCTGAGATCCTCCCGGATGGGGACCACGACTTGAAACGCTGTCAGTATGTAACCGAGAAG GTGCTGGCTGCCGTGTACAAGGCTCTGAGTGACCACCACATCTACCTGGAAGGCACTCTGCTGAAGCCCAACATGGTAACCCCAGGCCATGCCTGCACCCAGAAATATTCTCATGAGGAGATTGCCATGGCAACTGTCACAGCACTGCGCCGCACAGTGCCCCCTGCTGTCACTG GGATCACCTTCCTTTCTGGAGGCCAGAGTGAGGAGGAGGCATCCATCAACCTCAACGCCATCAACAAGTGCCCCCTGCTGAAGCCATGGGCCCTGACCTTCTCCTATGGCCGAGCGCTCCAGGCTTCTGCCCTGAAGGCCtggggtgggaagaaggagaaCCTGAAGGCTGCCCAGGAGGAGTACATCAAGCGAGCCCTG GCCAACAGCCTTGCCTGCCAAGGAAAGTATACCCCGAGTGGTCAGGCCGGGGCTGCAGCCAGCGAGTCCCTCTTCATCTCCAACCATGCCTACTAA
- the LOC122896185 gene encoding uncharacterized protein LOC122896185 isoform X2 — translation MDASSGPWNPTPAPISSPSLLLPIPAIVFIAVGIYLLLLGVVLLTRHCLLAQGCCADCSSPCRKQGASRPQDCCWTCAEACDFPLPSPAHCLDACCPQPTEAVRWETLLTTDHLWDKLEPGV, via the exons ATGGAC GCCTCCTCTGGCCCGTGGAATCCAACCCCGGCTCCCATCAGCAGcccttccctgctgctccccatccCTGCCATCGTGTTCATCGCTGTGGGCATCTATTTGTTGCTGCTCGGCGTCGTGTTGCTGACTAGGCACTGCCTGCTG GCCCAGGGCTGCTGTGCCGactgcagctccccctgcaggAAGCAAGGGGCCTCTAGGCCCCAGGACTGTTGCTGGACCTGTGCAGAAGCCTGTGACTTCCCtttgcccagcccagcccactgcCTGGATGCCTGCTGCCCCCAGCCCACGGAAGCT GTGAGGTGGGAGACACTGCTCACCACAGACCACCTATGGGACAAACTTGAACCTGGAGTATGA
- the YPEL3 gene encoding protein yippee-like 3 isoform X2: MGDSPQAPPSLSFPMMQLEASSALGSLCSPWAAPRVGPLPPAPAMVRISKPKTFQAYLDDCHRRYSCAHCRAHLANHDDLISKSFQGSQGRAYLFNSVVNVGCGPAEERVLLTGLHAVADIHCENCKTTLGWKYEQAFESSQKYKEGKYIIELNHMIKDNGWD, from the exons ATGGGTGACTCACCTCAGGctcctccaagcctcagtttccccatgatGCAACTTGAGGCCTCCTCA gcactgggctccctctgctccccgtGGGCTGCTCCCCGCGTGGGGCCACTGCCCCCGGCCCCCGCCATGGTGCGGATTTCAAAGCCCAAGACGTTTCAGGCCTACTTGGATGATTGTCACCGGAGGTATAGCTGTGCCCACTGCCGCGCTCACCTGGCCAACCACGACGACCTCATCTCCAAG TCTTTCCAGGGCAGTCAGGGGCGTGCCTACCTCTTCAACTCTGT GGTGAACGTGGGCTGCGGGCCAGCCGAGGAGCGGGTGCTGCTGACAGGCCTCCATGCCGTCGCTGACATCCACTGCGAGAATTGCAAGACCACTTTGGGCTGGAAATAT GAACAGGCTTTCGAGAGCAGCCAGAAGTACAAAGAGGGGAAGTACATCATTGAACTCAACCACATGATCAAAGACAACGGCTGGGACTGA